One window of Syngnathus acus chromosome 16, fSynAcu1.2, whole genome shotgun sequence genomic DNA carries:
- the LOC119135936 gene encoding protocadherin-15-like, with protein sequence MIAVPLPDTALTSAKLKTTKKEEEESPHRPPRLPLPPPPLLLPPAVLLRSIPATPALLLPARHHLDDPPPSAGWRSPERGRFRSPGCCSANQSEARS encoded by the exons ATGATTGCGGTTCCGCTCCCAGACACGGC GCTAACGTCGGCCAAGCTGAAAACGacgaagaaggaggaggaggaatctCCTCATCGTCCACCTCGActcccccttcctcctcctccccttctcCTTCCTCCCGCCGTCCTCCTTCGTTCCATCCCGGCCACGCCGGCCCTTCTTCTTCCAGCTCGCCACCATCTTGACGACCCGCCGCCGAGTGCAG GTTGGCGGTCACCTGAGCGGGGAAGATTCCGGTCACCCGGATGCTGCTCGGCCAATCAGAGCGAAGCAAGAAGTTGA